A stretch of Rhizobium sp. TH2 DNA encodes these proteins:
- a CDS encoding peptidoglycan -binding protein produces the protein MALRRKGGRERTVDYWPGFVDALSTILLAIMFLLTVFVLGQFILSREISGRDEVLERLNNQINELTELLALEKGGKQDLEDSFSNLQSQLMSAETERSRLQKILEQGSGDSNAANARIGTLNEELSQQRDVSQQALSQVELLNQQIAALRAQIAAVEQALQASESRDKSSQTKIADLGRRLNVALAQRVQELNRYRSDFFGRLREILSDRENIRIVGDRFVFQSEVLFPSGGNELNDPGKAEMSKLAQALLDLAKEIPAEINWVLRVDGHTDSVPLSGTGKYADNWELSSARATSVVKFLISQGVPADRLVAAGFGQYQPIAEGDSDEARNQNRRIELKLTEK, from the coding sequence ATGGCCTTGCGTCGCAAGGGCGGCCGTGAGCGCACCGTCGACTACTGGCCGGGTTTCGTCGATGCGCTATCGACGATTCTGCTCGCCATCATGTTCCTGTTGACCGTGTTCGTGCTTGGGCAATTCATCCTGAGCCGGGAAATCTCCGGCCGCGACGAGGTGCTGGAGCGGCTCAACAACCAGATCAACGAACTGACCGAACTCCTGGCACTGGAGAAGGGCGGCAAGCAGGATCTCGAGGATTCCTTCTCAAATCTTCAGTCCCAGCTCATGTCGGCGGAGACCGAGCGTTCGCGTCTCCAGAAGATACTCGAGCAGGGAAGCGGCGATTCGAATGCCGCCAATGCCCGCATCGGCACGCTGAACGAGGAACTGTCCCAGCAGAGGGACGTCAGCCAGCAGGCCTTGAGCCAGGTCGAACTGCTCAACCAGCAGATCGCGGCGCTCAGGGCGCAGATCGCCGCCGTCGAACAGGCGCTACAGGCGTCCGAGTCCAGGGACAAATCGTCCCAGACCAAGATCGCCGATCTCGGCCGGCGGCTCAATGTGGCGCTCGCCCAGCGCGTCCAGGAGCTCAACCGCTACAGGTCCGACTTCTTCGGGCGGTTGCGCGAGATCCTGTCCGATCGCGAGAACATCCGCATCGTCGGCGACCGCTTCGTCTTCCAGTCCGAGGTGCTGTTCCCGTCGGGCGGCAACGAGCTCAATGATCCCGGCAAGGCGGAGATGTCCAAGCTCGCCCAGGCGCTGCTCGATCTTGCCAAGGAAATCCCGGCCGAGATCAATTGGGTGCTGCGCGTCGATGGCCATACCGACAGTGTGCCGCTGTCCGGCACCGGGAAATATGCCGACAACTGGGAGCTCTCATCGGCGCGTGCGACCTCGGTGGTGAAATTCCTGATTTCGCAGGGCGTGCCGGCTGACCGGCTGGTGGCGGCGGGTTTCGGCCAATATCAGCCAATCGCGGAAGGCGACAGCGACGAGGCGCGCAACCAGAACCGCCGCATCGAGCTGAAACTGACCGAGAAGTAA
- a CDS encoding flagellar motor protein MotA: protein MAGAGFFDRDEEGSEPTSYGRRLSSPMSYFWTMVIFLILVGFAAAILFRQGREAFVANPGLNGLILGVLVIGILLAFNHVLALRPEVRWFNSFRAAGSAEKAGREPVMLGPMRALMSTSQTGALSPAALRSILDSIASRLDETRDTTRYLTGLLIFLGLLGTFWGLLGTIGSINTVIQGLDPGSGQTADILNTLKESLSAPLTGMGTAFSSSLFGLSGSLVLGFLDLQAGRAQNRFYNELENWLSSVTDVSHDFAPVLVEGAGTGSTEELKSLSEQLVKISQEGGSTQRSTAAMASLAEGIQGLVRNMRTEQQMLRDWIEAQQEESKALRRTLDQLTDKIGGK, encoded by the coding sequence ATGGCAGGGGCAGGGTTTTTCGATCGGGATGAAGAGGGCAGCGAACCGACGTCCTATGGACGAAGACTTTCGAGCCCGATGTCCTACTTCTGGACCATGGTTATCTTCCTCATACTTGTCGGTTTCGCCGCCGCTATCCTGTTCAGGCAGGGCCGCGAGGCCTTCGTCGCCAATCCCGGCCTCAATGGTCTGATTCTGGGCGTGTTGGTCATAGGCATCCTGCTTGCCTTCAATCATGTGTTGGCGCTTCGGCCCGAAGTGCGCTGGTTCAATTCGTTTCGTGCGGCGGGCAGCGCCGAGAAGGCAGGCCGCGAACCTGTCATGCTCGGGCCGATGCGGGCGCTGATGTCGACGAGCCAGACGGGCGCGCTGTCGCCGGCGGCGCTGCGGTCGATCCTCGATTCGATCGCCAGCCGGCTGGATGAAACCCGCGACACGACGCGCTACCTCACAGGGCTTCTGATCTTCCTCGGTCTGCTTGGCACTTTCTGGGGCCTGCTCGGCACGATCGGGTCGATCAATACCGTCATCCAGGGACTCGATCCCGGCTCCGGCCAGACGGCCGATATTCTCAATACGCTCAAGGAAAGCCTGTCGGCGCCGCTGACCGGCATGGGCACGGCGTTCTCCTCGTCGCTCTTCGGTCTTTCGGGCTCCCTGGTGCTGGGCTTCCTCGACCTTCAGGCAGGACGCGCGCAAAATCGCTTCTATAACGAACTGGAAAACTGGCTGTCATCGGTGACCGATGTCAGCCACGATTTCGCGCCGGTGCTGGTCGAAGGCGCGGGCACCGGTTCGACCGAAGAACTCAAGTCGCTCTCCGAACAGCTGGTGAAGATCAGCCAGGAAGGCGGCAGCACGCAGCGTTCGACCGCTGCCATGGCCTCGCTCGCCGAAGGCATCCAGGGACTGGTGCGCAACATGCGTACCGAGCAGCAGATGCTGCGCGACTGGATAGAGGCGCAGCAGGAGGAATCCAAGGCGCTGAGGCGCACGCTCGACCAACTGACCGACAAGATCGGGGGCAAGTAG
- a CDS encoding DUF1465 family protein, with the protein MSETGANTISFAGHAASSAQFKALYSEGMTLVEETASYLDGPGRLASKALPRMASVLYAAESMRLTTRLMQVASWLLLQRAINNGEMTRDQVVNEKKKVRLDTFNVDRTAPGWNDLPGDFRDLVEKSIRLQNRVAVLDREIYRPGEQVVPAANNQNSVQAQLSLLKTAFGGH; encoded by the coding sequence ATGTCTGAGACCGGGGCCAACACCATCAGTTTTGCCGGACACGCGGCGTCGTCCGCACAGTTCAAGGCACTCTATTCCGAAGGGATGACGCTGGTCGAAGAGACCGCCAGCTATCTCGACGGACCCGGCCGGCTTGCTTCCAAGGCCCTGCCGCGCATGGCATCGGTACTCTACGCCGCGGAATCCATGCGTCTGACGACCCGCCTGATGCAGGTTGCGTCCTGGCTGCTGCTGCAGCGCGCCATCAACAATGGCGAGATGACCCGCGACCAGGTCGTCAACGAGAAGAAGAAGGTTCGCCTCGATACGTTCAACGTCGATCGTACAGCTCCGGGCTGGAACGACCTGCCGGGCGACTTCCGCGACCTCGTCGAAAAGTCCATACGCCTTCAGAACCGCGTCGCGGTCCTCGATCGGGAAATCTATCGCCCCGGCGAACAGGTCGTGCCGGCTGCCAACAACCAGAATTCGGTTCAGGCTCAGCTTTCACTTCTAAAGACTGCCTTCGGCGGCCACTGA
- the ykgO gene encoding type B 50S ribosomal protein L36, translated as MKIKNSLKALKARHRENQLVRRKGRVYIINKLNPRYKARQG; from the coding sequence ATGAAGATCAAGAACTCGCTGAAAGCGCTCAAGGCACGTCATCGTGAAAACCAGTTGGTCCGCCGCAAGGGCCGGGTTTACATCATCAACAAGCTGAACCCGCGCTACAAGGCCCGCCAGGGCTGA
- a CDS encoding alpha/beta fold hydrolase, protein MYFAFKLVFILFAILLGMLFLAFLFTQWQARQISQRYPNTGELIDVGGLRLNSVHVPRPEGADLPPLVFIHGASGNLRDPMMAFLEPLKGRAEMLFVDRPGHGYSERGGDQNLTPDGQADAIARLIEKRGISRAIIIGHSFGGATTASLALRHKNMVQGLVFLSPATHPWPGGIDWYYDLANIPYLGPIFCNTLSLPAGLMQLDTGVEHVFQPNPVPEGYSERAAIPLVLRPQNFCSNARDVANLLVYVRQTQPRYKEITAPTVIISGDSDEIVYEELHSLGLNRDISGSELVWVKGLGHKPDYVATDLVIAAIEKVAGLPRDLQKIARDVERRITLK, encoded by the coding sequence ATGTATTTTGCATTCAAGCTTGTCTTCATCCTTTTTGCCATTCTCCTCGGCATGCTCTTCCTGGCGTTCCTGTTCACCCAGTGGCAGGCGCGGCAGATCAGCCAGCGCTATCCCAACACAGGCGAACTGATCGATGTCGGCGGGCTCAGGCTCAACAGCGTTCACGTACCGCGACCCGAAGGCGCGGACCTGCCGCCGCTCGTCTTCATCCACGGCGCCAGCGGCAACCTGCGCGATCCGATGATGGCATTCCTCGAACCGCTCAAGGGGCGCGCCGAGATGCTGTTCGTCGACCGGCCCGGACACGGCTATTCCGAACGCGGTGGCGACCAGAACCTGACGCCCGACGGGCAGGCCGACGCGATCGCCAGACTGATCGAAAAGCGCGGCATAAGCCGGGCGATCATTATCGGCCATTCCTTCGGCGGCGCGACCACGGCGAGCCTCGCGCTCCGCCACAAGAACATGGTCCAGGGCCTCGTCTTCCTGTCACCCGCAACGCATCCCTGGCCGGGCGGCATCGATTGGTATTATGACCTCGCGAACATTCCCTATCTCGGCCCGATCTTCTGCAACACGCTGAGCCTGCCCGCCGGCCTGATGCAGCTTGATACCGGCGTGGAGCACGTCTTCCAGCCCAATCCGGTGCCCGAGGGCTATTCCGAGCGCGCGGCGATTCCCCTCGTGCTGCGGCCCCAGAATTTCTGCAGCAATGCGCGCGACGTCGCCAACCTGCTGGTTTATGTTCGCCAGACGCAGCCCCGCTACAAGGAGATCACCGCGCCCACGGTGATCATATCAGGCGACAGCGACGAGATCGTCTATGAGGAACTGCATTCATTGGGACTGAACCGGGACATATCAGGTTCCGAACTGGTCTGGGTCAAAGGCCTCGGCCATAAGCCGGACTACGTCGCCACCGATCTGGTGATCGCCGCAATTGAAAAGGTCGCAGGATTACCCCGCGACCTCCAGAAGATTGCCCGCGACGTCGAACGGCGCATCACGCTAAAGTAA
- the pyk gene encoding pyruvate kinase, translated as MKRNRKVKILATLGPASNTEEMIEKLHNAGADLFRINMSHSSHDMMRELIGKIRAVEARSGRPIGILADLQGPKLRVGKFANTSVELKAGQTFTLDNRNEPGDENRVFLPHPEILEAVKPGDRLLIDDGKLHLKAVECNGTSIVTTVVAGNKISDKKGVSLPDTILAIGALTEKDRVDLDAVLATGSVDWVALSFVQRPEDLAEVRKISRGRVGIMSKIEKPQALERIDEIIEMSDALMVARGDLGVEMPLEAVPGIQKQLTRACRRVGKPVVVATQMLESMISAAVPTRAEVSDVATAVFEGADAIMLSAESASGQYPVEAVTTMASIASTVEQDPYYSNIIHAQRPKPEPTGADAISLASREIAETLKLAAIVCYTGSGNTGLRAARERPEVPVLALSPIIETARRLSVVWGLHCVVTEDASDLDDMVNRACRIVHHEGFGTPGDRVIITAGVPLGTPGATNMLRIAYIASDGQSGV; from the coding sequence ATGAAGCGGAACAGAAAAGTCAAAATCCTCGCCACGCTCGGCCCGGCCTCGAATACCGAGGAGATGATCGAGAAGCTGCACAATGCGGGCGCGGATCTTTTCCGGATCAACATGAGCCATTCGAGCCACGACATGATGCGCGAGCTGATCGGCAAGATCCGCGCGGTCGAGGCACGTTCCGGCCGGCCGATCGGCATTCTGGCCGACCTCCAGGGCCCGAAGCTTCGCGTCGGCAAGTTCGCCAACACATCCGTCGAACTGAAAGCGGGCCAGACCTTCACGCTCGACAACCGCAACGAGCCCGGTGACGAGAACCGCGTCTTCCTTCCGCATCCCGAGATTCTCGAAGCCGTCAAGCCGGGCGATCGCCTGTTGATCGATGACGGCAAGCTGCATCTCAAGGCCGTTGAATGCAACGGCACCAGCATCGTCACGACAGTCGTTGCCGGCAACAAGATCTCCGACAAGAAGGGTGTGTCGCTGCCCGATACGATCCTCGCCATCGGCGCACTGACGGAGAAGGACCGCGTCGATCTCGACGCCGTGCTGGCGACCGGCAGTGTCGATTGGGTCGCGCTGTCGTTCGTGCAGCGTCCCGAGGATCTGGCTGAGGTGCGCAAGATTTCGCGCGGCCGGGTCGGGATCATGTCGAAGATCGAAAAGCCGCAGGCGCTGGAGCGGATCGACGAGATCATCGAAATGTCGGATGCGCTGATGGTGGCGCGCGGCGACCTCGGGGTCGAGATGCCGCTCGAAGCGGTGCCCGGCATCCAGAAGCAGTTGACGCGTGCCTGCCGCCGCGTCGGCAAGCCGGTGGTTGTCGCCACGCAGATGCTGGAATCGATGATCTCCGCCGCCGTGCCGACCCGCGCCGAAGTCTCCGACGTGGCGACCGCCGTCTTCGAAGGCGCCGATGCGATCATGCTGTCGGCCGAATCGGCGTCCGGCCAGTATCCGGTCGAGGCGGTGACCACGATGGCTTCGATCGCCAGCACGGTCGAGCAGGATCCCTATTATTCCAATATCATTCACGCCCAGCGCCCGAAACCCGAACCGACTGGCGCCGACGCCATTTCGCTCGCCTCGCGCGAGATTGCCGAGACGCTGAAGCTCGCGGCGATCGTCTGTTATACCGGCTCGGGCAATACCGGCCTGCGTGCCGCGCGCGAGCGGCCGGAAGTCCCGGTTCTGGCGCTGTCGCCGATCATCGAGACCGCGCGCCGGCTTTCGGTCGTATGGGGCCTGCATTGCGTCGTGACGGAAGACGCAAGCGACCTGGACGACATGGTCAATCGCGCCTGCCGTATCGTGCACCACGAAGGTTTTGGTACGCCGGGTGATCGCGTCATCATCACGGCAGGTGTGCCGCTCGGCACGCCCGGTGCCACCAACATGCTGCGCATCGCGTACATCGCCTCGGACGGCCAGAGCGGCGTCTAA
- a CDS encoding DUF1036 domain-containing protein yields MASGGMALSAGTASAEFRVCNATQNAVGVAIGYRAKEGWISEGWWQIPATTCYTLIEGQLQSRYYYLYAEDAARGGRWTGNVNMCVAENEFKITGVQDCYARGYQQFGFKEYDTGRQGSWMVQLTDTPTTNESQN; encoded by the coding sequence ATGGCATCCGGAGGCATGGCGCTGAGCGCCGGCACGGCATCGGCCGAATTCCGGGTGTGCAATGCCACGCAGAACGCCGTGGGTGTGGCGATCGGTTATCGCGCCAAGGAGGGCTGGATCTCCGAGGGCTGGTGGCAGATACCGGCGACGACCTGCTACACGCTGATCGAGGGGCAGCTGCAGTCCCGGTATTACTACCTTTATGCCGAAGACGCGGCGCGCGGCGGACGCTGGACCGGCAACGTTAATATGTGTGTCGCAGAAAACGAGTTTAAGATAACCGGAGTGCAAGATTGCTATGCCCGCGGGTACCAGCAATTCGGCTTCAAGGAATATGATACGGGGCGCCAGGGAAGCTGGATGGTTCAGCTGACGGATACGCCGACTACAAACGAAAGCCAGAATTGA
- a CDS encoding N-formylglutamate amidohydrolase — MQDSRAFEVIEGNLDLGFILLGDHATNHLPAKYGTLGLAPEAFTRHIAYDIGIEPLTRALAARLGAPAVMSCFSRLLIDPNRGEDDPTLIMKISDGAIVPGNYPISPEEWDARLHHYHRPYHGAVTGMIAAVENATGRAPLIMSLHSFTPFWKTYVRPWHAGVLWDNDPRAAQALIHALAALPGIVTGDNEPYDGALRGDTMYRHCMKKGIPHALLEVRQDLIADEPGVAEWAEHLAPIFERLNADPALHRYEVYPSRTGPYED, encoded by the coding sequence ATGCAAGATTCCCGGGCCTTCGAAGTGATCGAAGGCAATCTCGATCTCGGCTTCATCCTGCTGGGTGACCATGCGACCAACCATCTTCCCGCAAAGTATGGAACGCTGGGCCTCGCGCCCGAGGCTTTCACCCGCCACATCGCTTACGATATCGGCATCGAACCGCTGACCCGCGCGCTCGCGGCCCGGCTTGGCGCCCCGGCCGTCATGAGTTGCTTCTCGCGGCTTCTCATCGATCCCAACCGGGGCGAGGATGATCCGACCCTGATCATGAAGATTTCCGACGGCGCGATCGTCCCCGGCAATTATCCGATTTCGCCAGAGGAATGGGACGCGCGGCTGCACCACTATCACCGGCCCTACCATGGCGCGGTCACGGGCATGATCGCTGCAGTCGAGAACGCCACCGGCCGCGCGCCGTTGATCATGTCGCTGCATTCCTTCACGCCATTCTGGAAGACCTATGTCAGGCCCTGGCATGCCGGCGTGCTGTGGGACAATGATCCACGTGCCGCACAGGCGCTGATCCATGCGCTCGCCGCCCTGCCCGGCATCGTGACCGGCGACAACGAACCCTATGACGGCGCGCTGCGCGGCGACACGATGTATCGCCACTGCATGAAAAAGGGCATTCCGCATGCGTTGCTCGAAGTGCGCCAGGATCTCATCGCGGACGAGCCGGGCGTCGCCGAATGGGCCGAGCACCTGGCGCCGATCTTCGAGCGGTTGAATGCCGACCCGGCGCTGCATAGATATGAGGTGTATCCGTCCCGAACCGGCCCATACGAAGATTGA
- a CDS encoding DUF1244 domain-containing protein, producing the protein MTELTREQQIEFEAAAFRRLVAHLRERDDVQNIELMNLAGFCRNCLSNWYLDAATEAGTGLTKDQSREIVYGMPYDEWKARHQDVASDAQKAAFEINRPKE; encoded by the coding sequence ATGACCGAGCTCACAAGAGAACAACAGATCGAATTCGAGGCCGCCGCGTTCCGCCGACTGGTCGCGCATCTCCGCGAGCGGGACGATGTGCAGAACATCGAGTTGATGAACCTCGCGGGCTTTTGCCGCAACTGCCTGTCGAACTGGTATCTCGACGCGGCGACCGAGGCTGGCACCGGCCTCACCAAGGACCAATCGCGCGAGATCGTCTACGGCATGCCCTATGACGAATGGAAAGCCAGGCATCAGGATGTGGCAAGCGATGCACAGAAGGCCGCATTCGAGATCAATCGTCCCAAAGAGTAG
- a CDS encoding DUF2312 domain-containing protein: MADAHGVARDQLRSFIERIERLEEEKKTIADDIKDVYGEAKSTGFDSKILKKVIAIRKQDKDERMEQEAILETYLAALGMIEGPPDEA; the protein is encoded by the coding sequence ATGGCAGATGCACATGGCGTCGCACGCGATCAGTTGCGGTCTTTCATCGAACGGATCGAGCGGCTGGAAGAAGAAAAGAAAACCATCGCCGACGACATCAAGGACGTCTATGGCGAGGCCAAGTCGACCGGCTTCGACTCGAAGATCCTCAAGAAGGTGATCGCCATCCGCAAGCAGGATAAGGACGAGCGGATGGAACAGGAAGCCATCCTCGAGACCTATCTCGCAGCGCTCGGCATGATCGAAGGCCCACCGGACGAAGCGTAA
- a CDS encoding MarR family winged helix-turn-helix transcriptional regulator: MDTSEAITGVLLAIFRLNGLILNRGDQLTEEFGLTSARWQVLGAIALSGGPQGVPDIADRMGVTRQGAQKQVNMLEQDGMLAKRPNPRHQRSPLYALTARGRDAYNEIMVKYAEWTDELADGATPGIYEQTLEGLRYLETRLAVNSHEGDVT, translated from the coding sequence ATGGACACAAGCGAAGCAATCACCGGCGTTCTGCTCGCCATCTTCCGGCTCAATGGCCTGATCCTGAACCGTGGCGACCAATTGACCGAAGAATTCGGGCTCACGAGCGCACGCTGGCAAGTGCTCGGCGCGATCGCGCTCAGCGGTGGGCCGCAGGGCGTTCCCGATATCGCCGACCGCATGGGCGTGACGCGGCAGGGCGCGCAGAAGCAGGTCAACATGCTTGAACAGGACGGAATGCTGGCCAAGCGCCCCAATCCCCGTCATCAGCGCTCGCCTCTCTACGCCCTCACGGCGAGAGGCAGGGATGCCTATAACGAGATTATGGTCAAATACGCTGAGTGGACCGACGAACTCGCCGACGGCGCCACGCCCGGCATCTATGAGCAAACGCTCGAGGGCCTGCGCTATCTCGAAACGCGCCTGGCGGTGAATTCGCACGAAGGAGATGTGACATGA
- a CDS encoding dipeptidase translates to MTLPTTPWVFDGHNDLLLRLLLGHTTVEQVRNGGGKHHIDLPRAIEGGFGGGMFAIFNPDPPGASSSLDNMTDDMALSGLLDPDLALRSTVGQAALLQELEQDGSVIICRSADEIEAALEKPPMAAVLHLEGADCIDAEFRALNVLYALGLRSLGPVWSRKTRWAEGVPFRFPSTGATGPGLTEDGKRLIRECNRLGIAIDLSHLNEKGMDDIADITDVPLIASHSNAHAICAHARNLTDRQLDMIAESKGMVGVNFAAAFLRPDGRMKSDFGLDVMLRHFDYLIGKLGENGVGFGSDFDGAMVSREIKDVAGLPKLRQAMLDAGYGAELMTKLCHGNWIDVLRRTWN, encoded by the coding sequence ATGACTTTGCCGACCACGCCGTGGGTATTCGACGGGCACAACGATCTTCTGCTGCGGCTGCTGCTCGGCCATACGACCGTGGAACAGGTTCGCAATGGCGGAGGAAAGCACCACATAGATCTTCCTCGTGCCATCGAAGGCGGCTTCGGTGGCGGAATGTTCGCCATCTTCAATCCTGATCCACCGGGCGCTTCCAGCAGCCTCGACAATATGACGGACGACATGGCGCTATCAGGCTTGCTGGACCCCGATCTGGCGCTACGCTCGACGGTGGGGCAGGCAGCACTTCTTCAAGAGCTTGAGCAGGATGGCTCAGTCATCATTTGCCGCTCGGCGGACGAGATCGAAGCCGCGCTCGAAAAGCCGCCGATGGCCGCGGTCCTGCATCTGGAAGGGGCGGACTGCATCGATGCGGAATTCAGGGCGCTCAATGTGCTCTACGCGCTTGGCCTCAGAAGCCTGGGGCCGGTCTGGAGCCGCAAGACGCGCTGGGCGGAGGGTGTACCGTTCCGTTTTCCCTCGACGGGTGCCACGGGGCCGGGGCTGACCGAGGACGGCAAGCGGCTGATCCGGGAATGCAACAGGCTCGGCATCGCAATCGACCTGTCACATCTCAATGAGAAGGGCATGGATGACATTGCTGATATCACCGATGTGCCGTTGATCGCGTCCCATAGCAATGCCCATGCGATCTGTGCGCATGCGCGCAATCTCACTGATCGCCAACTCGACATGATTGCCGAATCCAAGGGCATGGTCGGCGTCAATTTTGCTGCCGCCTTCCTGCGCCCGGACGGACGGATGAAAAGCGACTTCGGGCTGGATGTGATGCTGCGCCATTTCGATTACCTCATCGGCAAGCTCGGCGAGAATGGCGTCGGCTTCGGCTCCGATTTCGACGGGGCGATGGTCTCGCGTGAGATCAAGGATGTGGCAGGCCTGCCCAAACTGCGCCAGGCGATGCTGGATGCCGGCTATGGCGCGGAGCTGATGACCAAGCTCTGCCATGGCAACTGGATCGACGTGCTGCGCCGGACCTGGAATTAA
- a CDS encoding DUF882 domain-containing protein, which produces MRKTAATLKTLVPAVLLVIGLLAANSEASAQTRALKLYNVHTNEKQTIVFKRGGRYDSSGLKKINHILRDWRKNQPTKMDPRLLDLIWEVYQKSGSRDYIHVICGYRSPGTNAMLKGRSRRSGVAEKSQHMLGKALDFYIPDVRLSKLREIGVKFQVGGVGFYPKSGSPFVHMDIGGVRAWPRMPRRELSRLFPDGKTIHRPAEGGQMPGYSAALKDYKRRVGSNSIMIAGDPSKNSDSETKQGKSLLAALFSRADEDEGDMNDAPETAVEKPSKKVKEEPKEEILTASAEDEKIAAPVPRVRPAFAEEETETLQTALLSTKKNAAEDAMKAALTPQIEALETASKEGESEEDETSEFSNLAEYKIPVPELLGERKRPGDGEEVLTASAETLDGATMAALGGVPVPAFRPEDGQKLVTAAADDLNAPAPDLKAEEVAALARETGEKLNADARTDEDEVAGMIDSLDGADKTNADANLAEMASLDMPKTTVTRGFAIPASLPEDEVAVTPKAATKGHRLTREEAKADANDSTRIEPKLTQNLIAQWALTKGRAEVLAKPVKAPRFVSRTMRKQPTAVYADGFSLSSADVNPDRFSGTAVNFMPVKKFEN; this is translated from the coding sequence ATGCGGAAGACGGCGGCTACCCTGAAGACCCTCGTTCCGGCTGTACTGCTCGTCATCGGGCTGCTGGCGGCCAACTCCGAGGCCTCGGCGCAGACACGCGCCTTGAAGCTGTATAACGTCCATACAAATGAGAAGCAGACGATCGTCTTCAAACGCGGTGGCCGCTACGATTCCTCGGGTCTCAAGAAGATCAATCACATTCTCCGCGACTGGCGCAAGAATCAGCCGACCAAGATGGACCCCCGTCTGCTTGACCTGATCTGGGAAGTCTACCAGAAGTCGGGTTCGCGCGATTACATCCACGTCATCTGCGGTTACCGTTCGCCCGGCACCAATGCCATGCTGAAGGGCCGCTCGCGCCGCTCGGGCGTAGCCGAGAAGAGCCAGCATATGCTTGGCAAGGCCCTGGATTTCTACATTCCCGACGTCCGACTGAGCAAGCTGCGCGAAATCGGCGTGAAGTTCCAGGTCGGCGGCGTCGGCTTCTATCCGAAGTCGGGTTCGCCCTTCGTGCACATGGATATCGGCGGCGTTCGCGCCTGGCCGCGCATGCCGCGCCGCGAACTTTCCCGCCTCTTCCCCGACGGCAAGACGATCCACCGGCCTGCCGAAGGCGGACAGATGCCTGGTTACAGTGCCGCCCTGAAGGATTACAAGCGCCGTGTTGGTTCGAACTCCATCATGATTGCGGGCGATCCGTCCAAGAATTCCGATTCGGAGACGAAGCAGGGCAAGAGCCTGCTCGCAGCGCTCTTCTCGCGTGCCGATGAGGACGAGGGTGATATGAACGATGCGCCGGAGACGGCTGTCGAGAAGCCTTCGAAGAAGGTCAAGGAAGAGCCGAAGGAAGAAATCCTGACGGCCTCGGCCGAGGACGAAAAGATCGCCGCACCGGTTCCGCGTGTCCGCCCGGCCTTTGCCGAGGAAGAGACCGAAACGCTGCAGACGGCGCTTCTCTCGACCAAGAAGAATGCTGCCGAAGATGCGATGAAGGCGGCGCTGACACCGCAGATCGAAGCGCTGGAAACCGCAAGCAAGGAAGGCGAGAGCGAGGAAGACGAGACGTCCGAATTCTCCAATCTCGCCGAATACAAGATTCCGGTTCCCGAGCTTCTTGGCGAGCGCAAGCGTCCGGGCGACGGTGAAGAGGTGCTGACCGCATCGGCCGAGACTCTCGACGGCGCGACCATGGCTGCACTCGGTGGCGTTCCAGTCCCGGCTTTCCGTCCGGAAGATGGACAGAAGCTGGTCACCGCGGCTGCCGACGACCTCAACGCTCCGGCGCCTGACCTGAAGGCCGAGGAAGTTGCAGCACTCGCTCGTGAAACCGGCGAGAAGCTCAACGCCGATGCTCGGACCGACGAGGACGAAGTCGCAGGCATGATCGATAGCCTGGATGGCGCCGACAAGACCAATGCGGATGCCAACCTCGCCGAGATGGCGTCGCTCGACATGCCGAAGACCACTGTAACGCGTGGTTTCGCGATCCCGGCAAGCCTTCCCGAAGACGAGGTTGCCGTGACTCCGAAGGCTGCGACCAAGGGTCACCGCCTGACCCGCGAAGAAGCGAAGGCGGATGCCAATGACAGCACCCGCATCGAGCCGAAGCTGACGCAGAACCTGATCGCCCAGTGGGCGCTGACCAAGGGCCGCGCGGAAGTGCTTGCAAAGCCGGTCAAGGCACCGCGCTTCGTGAGCCGCACGATGCGCAAGCAGCCGACCGCGGTCTATGCCGACGGCTTCAGTCTCAGCTCGGCGGACGTTAATCCGGACCGGTTCTCCGGCACCGCGGTCAACTTCATGCCGGTCAAGAAGTTCGAAAACTAA